CCTGATAACCTACCATGCCAACATTAAGTCCAAACACAGAAATAGTTGTTTTAATTCCCTCACCAAGGGTCCATGCATTTTGCAGATCTGGATGTATCATTATAGCTCCCAATGCTGCTGCCAAAAATGGATTGGTATCAAATTCTCTAGCGGCACTAAAAGCAATTAAAACTGGTAAAAATACAAAGGCTGCATTTGAAAACATATTTAACAATATATATATTCCACTTTTATCATCTATCCAATGAAAAGTCTGAAACATACCTAGTAATCCCATCAAAAGGCCACTGGCAACTATTGCCGGAATAATTGGAACAAATATATTTGACAGCATTCTTGCAAATTTTGCAAAGACATTCATATTTTTTGCTCCTGCTTTTTTAGTATCACTTAAGCTGGCTTGCTGAATGGAAGTTCCCTCTGTAAATGCATTATAAACTTTATTTACTGTTCCCTGACCAATTATAATTTGAAGTTGCCCTGAGCTATTAAATACCCCTTTAACTGCATCAATTTTTTCAATCTTTTTTACGTCTGCCTTTTTTTCATCTTTTAAAATAACTCTCAATCTTGTGGCACAATGTGCTGCACTTGCTACGTTGCCTTCACCCCCTAAATACTTTAAGATCTCTTTAGCTACTTTGCTATAATCCATTATTTAATCCTCCTTGTATATTTTCTATGCCAGAATACTATTTTTACTAAAAATAATGTTATCTTTTTTTATAGTTTTAATTTATTTCTCTTACAAAATTTATGCTTATTAAAAATTCCGACATAATCAATACTTTAAATTTATAAAATAAAAAAACCTAAATTGAAAAGTATACCTATTGTATATACTTCAATTTAGGTTTTGCCTGCATAACCAGTAACAATCCCAGATATTAAATTTTATCTTTTAATTGTGCTCTATACTAGAAATAACTCTCTGTATATGGAGAGTAAGATAGACTACTTCACCATCATTTATTTTATAATGATAATTTTTTTCAACAAATTTCTTTATTTTCAATGCACAATTATGAGGTTGTTTATAATTTTCCCTTACTATTTCTAAAAATTCGTCCTGATCCTGAGATAAAGTTTTATTTGAAATTACCCTTTGAGCAAAATACTTCAAATGTGTTATCAACCTATCATAGGAAATATCTTCTTCATTAAATTCTATGGTAAAAAAGTATTTTATTATATTCAATATTTGCTGAACAATTGTAGTTATATTCATGGTATTATCCATGCTTTCATTAAGAGAAGCATCAATTAAATGCAATGCAATATAACCAGCTTCATCTATATTCATTTTGATATCGAGTTCTTTTTCAATCAGTTTAATCGCCCATAGACCAACTTCATATTCTTTTTTATGAATCCTTTGAATTTCCCAAAGTAAATGATTTTTAAGATTAATCCCTTCCTTAAATCTTTTAATGGCAAAGGCTATATGATCTGTAAGTGCTATATAAATATGATCATAAAATTCCGTATTTAATTTTTCTTTACCGTAGCTTATTATAGCTTCAGATAATTTTACATATTCCAAGGGAATTTCATTTATTAACTTTTGAAACTTTTCATTTTCAATTGTATTTTCCAGAATAAAGACTTTTTCAATTTTTGAATTAGAAATAATATCTCCTGTCTTCTTTTGAAAAGCAATTCCTCTTCCCATAACCACTTTTTCAAGCTTTGTATTCTTATCTAAAGTTGTAACTACATTGTTATTCAATATTTTTTTAATTATCATAGTAATCACCCCAACGTTATGTGATATAAACAGAGTTCTTTGTTTCAGGTGGAATCTTTTCCCATCTGAAACTTACTAACAGAGTTCTTAGTATCGGTATTTTCGATACTTAGAAATCGTTGTCCTTTAGGGTAAATCGTTATCCAGGTACGTAGCATCCGTTATTTCCCACTGTGCAAAGTGCGTTGGAAGTATTACGGATGGTAGTCATCGGATAAAATGCTATTATCTATTATAAATATAACTTAATAGAATTATTTAAATATATCAATAATAACTAGCAAATTTATTATTCACATAATAAAACACCCAAATTAAAATAAATACAAATTTATCTTAACTTGGGTTTTGCCTGCCTAACAGTTACAATCCCTTTATTCATTTTATGAGCTTATGATAACATTTTCATTATTATCTGTCAACATGTTTTTAACAATATTTTATTATCATTTTAACTTTTAGCTTATTTCAAATTTAAAATAATTAGCACTGTATAGGATAAATTATTATACAAATAATTATAGTTTTATCTTTTGTAAAAGGAGTAAAGGGTGCAATTACGCACCCTTTACTTCAGCTATATATTTTTAAATTTTAATTTTAAATCCTTTAAATCTTTTAATATTTTGTAATATTCCTTATCAAGAGCTTTAACATCATCCTTTTTAGAAGGAGCAGAAAGCTTACCTATAACTTCTGAAAGACGATTTTCAAGCACGAGTACTTGTTTTTTTATCTCTTCTTCTCTGTGAATTACAGGATTATTCTTTTTCTCCATATATTCTTCATAGGTTCCCCTTGAAGCTTCAATCTCATGATTTTCAATGTATAGAATATTATCTGCTATGGCATTTATAAATCTTCTGTCATGAGAAACCAATAGGATAGTGCCAGAATAGTCCTTTAGTACCTTTTCAACAATTTCAAGAGAATCTACATCCAAATAATTAGTGGGTTCATCCAGTATAAGTAAATTTATATCACTAAGTATAAGCTTTGCAAAACAAACTTTAACCCTTTCTCCTCCGCTTAGAACTTTAACCTTTTTATATACATCTTTATCTTTAAATAAAAGCCTTGCCAAGGTAATTCTAACAAAGTTTTCATCATATATGCTATTTTTAGTTACATTTTCAAGTATACTCAGTTCCTCCTCTACAATATCAAGACTCTGACTATAATACCCTATTTTAAGAGCTTTTGATTTTTTTATTGAAACCTCTCCATTTATAATCATCTTTAAAAGAGTACTTTTTCCGCATCCATTGGGTCCTATAAGAGCATTTTTAGAATTATTATATATAGTAAATTCTGCATCTTTAAATATAATTTTATTTTTGAAGGCTTTATTTATGTTATTTCCACAGATAACTATATTACTATGAAGTTTATTTTCTTCTGGTACATCTAGTTTTATCCTTTTTGTCTCAGGAGGTTTTCCCTTTATATTTATATGCTCTAATCTTTTCTCCATATTCTTTGTGGTTTTATTAAGATTGGCTTTTGCCTTCTGTCCACCCATTCTATGAAGTCTTGCCTCGGAATTTCCCATACGTTTTGGAGTCCTTTTTATAGAGTCCCCCTTCCTTTTCACATTTTCAATAGCTCCCTCAATTCTACCTTTCTCCTTTATATATTGTTCATATTCAAAGACTTCTCTGTTATATTCCTGATCTTTCTGTTCTCTATAACTTCTGTAGTTACCTCTATATTCTTTAATTTTTCCCTTATTTAAATCAATTATCTTGTTGCACAATCTATCAAGAAATTCTCTATCATGAGATACAATTATAAAAGCTCCTCTATACTTTCTAAATTTTTCTTCAAGAATTTCTATACCTTCAATATCTAAATTACTGGTAGGCTCATCAGCTATTATCATATTACTGTTTTCATAAAATCCCTTAGCAAGCTTAAATCTAGTCTTTTCCCCTCCGCTTAAATTACTATCCCATTTTATATTAGCACCAAAGGCTTTGGCAGCCTCACTATCTATACTTCCCTGAATCTCTTTATCAAGCTGTCCTATTAAGCTGAATTTACCATAGCTTTTAACGGTTCCTTCGTATTCATTGTCTATTCCAGCAAGTATATTTATAAGTGTAGTTTTACCTTCACCATTAATACCTACAAGACCAATTCTATCCTCAGAATATATCTTAAGATCTTTTATATCAAGTATTAACCTGTCTCCAAAATACTTTTTTATACTTTTACATTCCATTAACAACAAAAAATCCCCTCCTTAAACCTAGAGAGGATAGCATCCTTAAATATCAATTAATCTCATTTAGCCAAAATAACATATTTGCTAAAGCTAGATTAATTCCTGCAAACCTTACGCCCTTATATTATTTTTAAGATACATGGGGTACGCAGGATAAATATTACTATAAAAGTACAATTAAAAGTGTATTTACACAATGGAATACACAAATAAACCTGCAGCAAACCGCAAGTAAAAATAAATACTTTTAGCCAGTAATAAAGATATTATAAAAGCAATGATAAACTATCCACTCATAGGTTTTAATAAAATTAAACACAAAAACTTAATCTGTAAATTTAAAGTTTTAATTATTTATTAAATGATCCTTATAAGTGAATTACATTCTCATGGCTGCAAATACCTTTACCCTTTCATTTATTTATTAGATTTGTACTTTACAGATTTATTGTAGCATGGTATTTAAATAAAAGCAATGTTACTCAGTTAAATCACAAGACAAATTAATTAAACTGTAAAATATTATTTCATTGTCTTTAAAATATCTTTTTGAAATTTACGCTGCTGTCTGTAAAATTCAGTATTATATAGATTAGGCATGTATTCATTATGAATTTTCACAATACCGATTAATGACTTTTTTAAATCTTTAATATTACCTACCGCATAAGAACCTACAATACAATTTGTCATTACAGCTCCCCTCGACACCTGAAGTGTCATAACTTCAGTGCCTATTATATCCGCTTTAATCTGATTCCACAGATCATCTTTACTTCCGCCTTCTGCTATGGTAATAGTATTAATATCAATACCTGCACCTCTATAGACATCAGTAATCTCCAAATACTCATAGGCAATCGATTCCAAAATAGCCCTCCACAAAACATATTGGTCTGTATCTAAAGTCATATTTATAAAACTTCCCTTAAGATTTGAATACTCTCCATGGGTATCTGTTAAATAAGGCAGAAAAAATACGCCATTACATCCTGGAGAAACTTTTCTCGCTTCTCTGCTTAATCTTTCATAATAGTTATCATCCTCTGATTTCTTGCAAAGGTTATCCTTAAACCATCTTAAAGATAATCCTCCAGTCCTTACAAATCCCCAGTAAAAGTATGTATTTTCAAGAGTTCCAGAGTTAAAAATAAGTCCACTTCCTCTTCTGCTGAGTTCCGGTACGATCCCACTGGTAGAAACACAAAACATGGCACAAGTCCCAGCCACATCTACTGCTCTATTTGCATCAATTACTCCATTACCAAGCATAGACTGCATAGTGTCGCCAGCACCAGCACAAATAGGAATACCTTCTGGAAAACCAGTTTCTCTGGCAGACTCTATTGATAAACCTCCAATTATATCCCAAGGTTTCACAATTTTAGGCATATAACCTTTATCTATACCTAAGATTTCAAGTTGCTCATATGACCATTCTTTATCATAAACACGATATCCAAGTCCCCAGCCAGACATAGTTCCCCAATCAATAAAAGCATCCTCACTATTTAATCCTGCAAGTCTTGACAAAATATAGGCAGCATTATGTACAAACTTTTTGCCTGATTTTTTAAAATTTTCATCATTAGCTAAAATCCATCTTGCATGCATAGCTGGAAACATGCAGCTTGCCTCAGCATTTCCCGTTTCTTTCTGCCATAGGGATAGATTTAAATTGTTAATGACTTTAACATCTTCCTCAGTTCTAGAATCCAAATAATTTATATATGGTGTAATAGCTTCTCCACTCTCATCAATCCCAACTATACCGCATATAATGCCGTCACCCATAATAGATTTAACTGAGTTTAAAGGTATTTTTTTATTTCGTAACTGAAGTGCACATTCCTTCATTCCCTTTTTAGTAAGATATAGATATTCCTCTGCATCCATTTCCACCCAGCCAGTATGGGGATATTTTAAAGTGGTTTTATTGGCTGCTTCAGCTACACAATTCATATGTTCATCATATATGGCAACCTTAACACTTTGAGTACCAGCATCAAATCCAAGAAAATACTGCTGCATTTTTAATACCTCCTGCATTCTATAAAAAAATTTTATACCTTCATAAATATTTATATCATTATTGTTAACCTATTAAATTGCATAATTAATTTATTTTCACTCATACATCTATATATGGGGTCTTTGATTTCAAATGTATACTGTATATAGAATTTGAAATTTAAAATTATGCAATATGAAATTTCATCAATTAATAATGAAAAGCTAATCATGTAGCTCTTCAAATTATTAATTTTCTTTTTTCTTTTATATTATCATATGTATTCCACAGATAATGCATATAAATTTCAAATATACAGAAAATAATTACTATAAACAACAATAAATTTATCATGTATATACTAATGGTTAATAACTATAAATCCATAGAAAGGATAATATTTTTATGCTTAATAAAAATAATAATAAATCAGTAATTGTAATAGCCGCATTATTTGAACTAATTCTTACCACCACAGTTATAACTGCTATTTTATCAAGGCAATGGAAGATTTTATACCTATCTCTGCTGGCTGCAGTCTGTCTTATACTTCCTTTTATAATTACATATATCTCTAATATAAAGAATATAATGCTACCTCCCAGCTTTAACTTGGTAAGTTTGTTATTTATTTTTTCTGCACAATATTTAGGTGAAATCAAGAGATTCTATGATATATTTTGGTGGTGGGATATATTTCTTCACAGCATATTCGGTATGTACGCAGTTATAATAGCCTTATATATAATACAGGGAATTATAAAAAAGAAGCAGGGAATTACAAAGCAGCGGCTTATTCTTTTCAATGGAGTATTTTCATTTAGCTTTTCAATAGCCTTGGGTACATTATGGGAGATGTTTGAATTTACAGCAGATTGTTTATTTAAAACTAATATGATAACAGGTGGATTTCAAGATACTGCTACAGATCTTATTGCAAAAATTTTAGCTGCTTTTATTACCTGCGCAGTATATTATCATCATAGCTTAAGAAAATAAGAGATTGAATATTGCCTCTAGCTATTAGCTGAAAGCCATTTTCGATAAAGTTCTTTTGTCTTAAATCCTTTACTGAGTATCATTTCCATTTCAGACAAACGCTTTTTTCTGGTTGCTTCCTGTTTAGCACTATAGACATATCTTGCCCAATCTTTTTTATATCCAGAAGTTAAATTTTTATAAAACTCAGACAAAATGGTATCACCAGAAAGATAATCTTCAATTTCAGGTATATATTTAATATAGTCATCTACATATTGGCTGCTGGCAGTTGAAGTCTTTCTTTTGCTAGAACCAGCCTCTTTTACCCCCACAATAGTAAATGTTTCATCTAAGCTTACCATTCGCGCAAACTTTACATTACTATCTCCAATATATCCATCTCCCTTGTCATCTACATTTAAACTAGGAAGAATTTCATCTCTATGAATAAAATCTGAGTATATTTTATTGCCCTTTTTAGGATATGCAATATATAAATATCCATTACTATTTAATCTATTTTCATTAATGACTTCATCAATAATTTCTTTTAAGCCATTAATATTGAATACAAAAGCAAAAATCAGATCATATTTATCCTTATTAAAAGTGGAATCATATTTTTGTAAACTATGAAAATATTCATTTTTCAGCTCTGGTAAATTAATTATCGCAATAGAATTATACTTATCTAATTTTAATTTTTCTACAATAGTTTTTTCAGCCAAATTTATTCACCCTTCCTATTTTGTTTAAATAGTAAAATATTTTAATTTAATCATTATTTGAAACTAGTAAAAAATGCCATCTACAAACAATGCATATAGCTTTCCGCCTCATCTCCCTTTATTAAAAAAGCCTCTCCTTTCGAACAGAAAATAGAAGCAGATGTATAGTCAATATCGGCATTTTTATTATATCCTATTTTATCAATTATCTCTTTCTCATTATGACAAATATCATATCCATCAAAGATAAAATTTATTTTTCCCTTTCCCTTGGTTAGTGAAGTAAATTCTATTATTTAATTCCTATTTTAAATCATACTGCTTTTTGGATTCCAATTTTCCATCTATAAAGTTAACATTCAAATAACTTTCATCTTCATTTGTCCATATATAAGTTTCAGCACTGTAATCTTCTTCCATAGATTCATAGCTTAATTCACCTTTACCAAGTATTGATTTAACTTCACTATAAGTCATATTAGTCTTTAATCTATCGTACATGTTTTTTGTTACCTTTGCATTTTTTGACTCCAAATCAACCTGCGATTTATCTATTACTTTATTATTTAAAAAACTTATATATATACCTGTTTCATCAGAATTTTCCCATTTATAATCAGCTGCTTCATTACTAAAATGTCCCGAAGAGGATTCTTCTTCTCCCTCACCAAGTATCTTCTGTACCTTATCATAGGTCATTCCCATTTTTATTTCCATAAATTTTTCCATAGTATATTTTCTATTTTCAACTTTATCGTTATTATCATAATTTTTATTATTATCATAATTATAGCTATTACTACTGATGTTTTCCGATTTTCCTTTAAAAACCCCCATGTTGTGTAAAGCAAAAAATACAGATATACCTATAGGTATTATAGATAAAATAATTCTAAAGTTACTAAAATTAAAACTTCTTTTCTGTTTCATTCCACAGCGAGGACAAATTTTAGTATCTATAGGAATATCTTTAGTACAATAAGGGCATTTTTTAGTTCTATTATTCATTTCTTTTCTCCTTTTATTTTATATAACTATTTTTCTCTTTGATAAATTTTATTAATTTTTCCTCTATATGTATTATCTTTATTTTTTATTTGCTTATCAACAGTTTTTTTAAATATTTTTGTAAAAAATCAATAGGTTAGTCAGATTACTCTGAATTTGATCTCAATAAGCTTAAATTGCACAAGTAACACTAAACAGGACAGAGCACATAAAAATTGCTCTGTCCTGTTTAATAAATTTATTTTTTCTTCACATTAATAACAATTCATATAATAGAAATCAAATAAATTCTACTTGTTTGGCAACCCTCTAACGGGTTTTCTCATATTTGTGTCTGTATCCATGGTTATTGGATTCGCTGTCTTTGGATTTTGAGTTTTGTTGTCATTTCTAGACTTTCTCTCTGATTTTGTAGGCATAAAATCAACTCCTTTCCCTTTTACTTTCCCCAAGGTTAAAAGGAGTTATTCCCATTTGTACTCCTAGAAATTATTTTATATCTTCAAATCAACTCCACTTTTCTTTTCTTTCAGCATTACTTGTATTAAATCTACTATTTGTGCTCCAGCTTCCACCGGCGGCATACCATTTCTATGAATATTGGATATTACAGTTCTCTGTGATTCCGGCTTTTTGGTACTGGATTCATAGGCCATATAGCAACTCATACTTTCACCAGTAGCAAGTCCAGGTCTTTCTCCTATAAGTATTATAGTAATCTTTGCATTTAACGCTTCACCTATCCTATCCATGGTTGCAACTCTGGCAAATTTTATAAATATAGGTGTACCAACTTTATAGCCTTTAGCTTCTAATCCATCTAAAATAATTGAATATATATCTCTTAAATTTGCATTAATAGCAGTAGAGCTGAGTCCATCTCCTGCTATAATCTGCACCTCTGGAGAATGTATACAATTTTTTTTGATATATTCAATAGTATCTTTAGAAAATTTCCTTCCAAAATCAGGCCTTGTTATATATTCTTCTTTATCCGTTACTACAGTTTGTATTTTCAAAAAATTAAGTTCATCAATTGATTTTTCATCTACAGCTGACCAAACGGCATCCATAGCTACGGCATGATCTGCCCTGAATTTCAGTAATGTATCTGTTTTAAGTCTGGTTCCAGCTTTTCCAACACATACTCTTGCTGGAGTAGTTTCCTTAATTCTCATGCACATTTCCCTATCCAAAGGGTTATCTATACTTATTATGTCATTTTTCAATTAACTCACCACACTATCTAAATATAGAAGGATCTCCAGCTCTTTCTGTAAGCCTTCCCTCTTCCATTATTCCTAACTCTTCCATTCTCTTTTCAAATTTATCTATAGCTCTTTTTTCAGTTATTTCCCTTAAAGTTGCTATATCATGATAACTTGAAGATTGATACATAAGCATTACATCATCACCACAGGGAATTCCCATAAAATAATTACAATTTGCCATGGAAAGAAGCATAGCTAAATTCTCCAGATCATTTTGATCTGCCTTCATATGATTTGTATAACAGGTATCAACCCCCATAGATAACCCTGTTAGCTTTCCCATGAAATGATCTTCAAGTCCTGCCCTTATAACCTGCCTTCCATCGTATAAATATTCCGGTCCAATGAATCCAACAACTGTATTAACAAGAAAGGGATTATACCTTTTGGCAAGTCCATAGCATCTTGCTTCCATCACAAGCTGATCAGCACCATTATGCCCTTCTGAAGAGAGTTCTGACCCCTGCCCTGTTTCGAAATACATAAAATTATCTCCTTTAGAACTTTTATTTAATTTCATAAGTTCATAAGCTTCATCCAATAAGTTTACATTTATTCCAAAGGCTCTATTTGAAATTTCAGAACCTGCCAGACTTTGAAACATAATATCTATTGGTACACCCTTTTTAAGAGCTTCCATCTGGGTTGTTATATGGGCAAGTACACAATTTTGTGTTGGTATTTTCCATTTAGTTGTAAACTCATTAAATTTATTTAGTATTTTAGAAACACTTTCTATAGTATCTACTACAGGATTAAGACCAATCACAGCATCTCCAACTCCATAACTTATTCCTTCCATTACAGAAGCCATTATTCCATCTATATCATCTGTGGGATTATTAGGCTGAAGTCTTGCTGATAAAGTCCCCCTTTTACCTATAGTAGTATTACAGGTAGCAGTATTACAAAATTTTTGTGCTCCGTATACCAAATCCATATTAGTCATAAGCTTAGTTACTGCTGCTATAATTTCTGAAGTCAATCCATCTCTTATAGATTTTATTTCATCTTCACTCTTTGAAAGTATCAAATCTCTAAATTCTCCTACTGTAAGAGATTTGATTTTGTCATACTGCTTCTCATCAACAGAATCCTGAATTACTTTTGTAACTTCATCTTTTTCATAAGGCACTACAGGATTATTTCTAAGTTCCTCCAAAGTAATATCTGCTAACACAATTTTTGCTGCCACTCTTTCAGCAGTACTCCTAGCAGCAATTCCTGCCAGTACATCTCCTGATTTCTCCTCATTAGCCTTGGCAAGCAAGTCTTTTATATCTTTAAATTCATAAACTGTACTAAATAATGTTGTCTTTAAATTCATAAAAATCACCTGTCTAACTTAATTATATTAAATTGCCTTTTCCTGTTCCTCCTGAACTGATACTGATGCCGTTAACTTTGAATATATAAAGTAGTAGATAAAAGCTGCTACGAAAGCTACAATTACCCAGGATATTGTTGAAGTATTAGAATATATTGTAGTCACTAAAAATATGCAATTAAGTATTAATGCTATAAGAGGTAATGCTATCGACACTTTATAAGGCCTCTCCATATCCGGTTCTTTCTTTCTTAAAAGAAAAAATGCAACCATACTTATTGCATGAAGAGCAATGGCACCAAAACTTGATATTACTATTATTGTTGCAGTATTGTTTAAAAGCACAAAAACCATTCCTATAAGACTTGGTATTATTATGGCTGCCACAGGTGCACCCTTTGAATTGACCTTTGATAGAAATTCAGGTAAATATCTTGATCTTGACATTGCAAATATCTGTCTTGAATATCCTATAATAATTCCATGAAGACTTGCTATAAGACCAAATAGTCCTATAAAGCTCATCAATTTAGATAATATGTTTCCCTTTCCAAATATAACATTCAAAGTATCTGGAAGAGGTGAATTTGTAACCCCTAAAGTTTTATTATCAAGTACTCCAGCTGTACAAACAAAAGTGATTAAAGCTAGAATCATAAGGGTAAGTACTGCAAATATAAATCCCTTTGGTATGTCCTTTTTAGGATTTTTACATTCTTCTGCAGACATTGCGCCTCCTTCAGCAGCAAGATAAAACCATATTGCAAAGGGAATAGCATTGAAAATTCCTGAAAAACCGCCTTTGTATATATCTCCCCCAAATATTCTCGTAAAATCTACATGTCCAATACTAGCACCAGAAAAGATTATAAGTCCTATAATTGCTATAACTGTAACAACAGTTTCAATTATAGCTGCTGTCTTTACTCCAAAACAATTTATGGCAACAAATATGGCATAAAAAACAAGTCCTGCTAAAGTTACTGGTATAGACGGTATAATAAAATTAACATAGGCACCAATGGATATTGCTATAGCTGGAGTGGCAAACAAAAATTCCATTATACATGAAAATCCTGCAAAAAATCCTCCAAATCTACCCATTGTCCTCGCCGCAAACTCCGAAGAGCCGTCTGCCTTTGGCATTGCAGTAGCCAGTTCTGCATAGCTAAACATAAAGCTTCCATAAAATACAGTTACTATCAATGTGGCAATTATAAAACCAACGGGACTTGTAAATGACATTGCATTATTCCATCCAAAATACATTCCCGATATAACCATTCCCACTATAATCGCCCAAAGTTGAAAAGGTGATAAAGTTTTTTTTAATTTATTAACCATAATAATTCCTCCTAAAAATAATTATTTTAATTTTTAAATATTAATGTCTTTATAACAACAGGGACTACACTGGATATGGGTTTACCTATATCCACATAATCTCCATTTTCTACTTTAATTCCATCTATGCAAATTAATTTTTTAGAATCTTTCAAAATATTTTTAATTCTTTGCCCAAGGGCCTTGGCAAAATCATTTTCTATTATAATAATAACTGGATTATTTCTATTTTTTACTGCATCTAAAATACTTTCAGCAATGATTTTTATATCCTCATAGGATGGTGACTTGGGACCTTTAAAGGCAAGTGCTACATTTAAACCTTCATATAAATTAATTTTATTTATAATATCATCATTAATAATTCCTCTGCTGTCTTCTGACAACTTGATAATTGGTATATTCTTCA
This genomic window from Clostridium pasteurianum DSM 525 = ATCC 6013 contains:
- the eat gene encoding ethanolamine permease — its product is MVNKLKKTLSPFQLWAIIVGMVISGMYFGWNNAMSFTSPVGFIIATLIVTVFYGSFMFSYAELATAMPKADGSSEFAARTMGRFGGFFAGFSCIMEFLFATPAIAISIGAYVNFIIPSIPVTLAGLVFYAIFVAINCFGVKTAAIIETVVTVIAIIGLIIFSGASIGHVDFTRIFGGDIYKGGFSGIFNAIPFAIWFYLAAEGGAMSAEECKNPKKDIPKGFIFAVLTLMILALITFVCTAGVLDNKTLGVTNSPLPDTLNVIFGKGNILSKLMSFIGLFGLIASLHGIIIGYSRQIFAMSRSRYLPEFLSKVNSKGAPVAAIIIPSLIGMVFVLLNNTATIIVISSFGAIALHAISMVAFFLLRKKEPDMERPYKVSIALPLIALILNCIFLVTTIYSNTSTISWVIVAFVAAFIYYFIYSKLTASVSVQEEQEKAI